A single region of the Gilliamella apis genome encodes:
- the uvrC gene encoding excinuclease ABC subunit UvrC: protein MSQFDSVSFLKTVPHKPGIYQMFNDKDTVIYVGKAKDLNNRLKSYFNSSKKTIKTDRLVSHIHRVEFTITNTETEALLLEQTYIKKYQPRYNVLLKDDKSYPFIKLSKERHPQLSLYRGAVNRKKDEFFGPYPSGYAVKQILALLQKTFPIRQCLNSTYRNRTRPCLQYQIKRCLGPCVPGLVSDEDYNEQVNYVRLFLSGQSDEILKKITADMLKASSELNFEKAAALRDQLQAIKHINEKQAIYNNNDNLDVIGFHYELGLACIYVLFIRNGQTFGHRSYFPKVPSNTELEEVIETFLGQFYLQGNQNRNIPKKILLNFSLSDKQAMEETLSIVAEHQVKLVDEPKGDNLKLLNIATVNAQTEVKNKLLENSTIKQRYDALKAFLGIKKINRMECFDISHFMGKNTIASCVVFDDKGPVKSEFRRYNISGITPGDDYAAMEQVLTRRYSKKDLPEDKIPDIIFIDGGKGQLNQALQVFEKLQVNWDKHHPILIGVAKGAERKEGLETLFFEAHGKGYYLDDHSPALLLIQQIRNASHDHAIVGQRKKGVKQLTDSALEHIEGVGGKRRQALLKHFGGLRELKNASIDEIAQVQGISKSLAEKIYLNLQQ from the coding sequence ATGAGCCAATTTGATTCTGTATCTTTCTTAAAAACTGTCCCACATAAACCAGGTATCTATCAAATGTTTAATGATAAAGATACCGTCATTTATGTGGGAAAAGCGAAAGACCTCAATAATCGTTTAAAAAGTTACTTTAATAGTAGTAAAAAAACCATCAAAACCGATCGATTGGTGAGTCATATTCATCGCGTAGAATTTACCATCACCAATACCGAAACAGAAGCACTTTTACTTGAACAGACTTATATCAAAAAATATCAACCACGATATAATGTTTTACTTAAAGATGACAAAAGCTATCCGTTTATTAAATTAAGTAAAGAACGCCATCCACAATTATCTTTATACCGCGGAGCAGTTAATCGTAAAAAAGATGAGTTTTTTGGCCCTTACCCTAGTGGCTATGCAGTTAAACAAATTCTTGCATTATTACAAAAAACCTTTCCGATAAGGCAATGTCTTAATAGTACTTATCGTAATCGAACACGTCCTTGTTTGCAGTACCAAATTAAACGTTGTTTAGGCCCTTGTGTACCGGGTTTAGTCAGCGATGAAGATTACAATGAACAAGTGAATTATGTTAGATTATTTTTATCTGGACAGTCAGATGAAATCTTAAAAAAAATCACTGCTGATATGTTGAAAGCTAGTAGTGAGCTTAATTTTGAAAAAGCAGCAGCGCTACGTGATCAGTTACAAGCAATCAAACACATTAATGAAAAACAAGCTATCTACAATAATAATGATAATTTAGATGTAATTGGTTTTCATTATGAACTCGGCCTAGCTTGTATTTATGTACTTTTTATCCGTAATGGACAAACATTTGGCCATCGTTCTTATTTTCCTAAAGTTCCCTCTAACACTGAACTTGAAGAAGTTATTGAGACATTTTTAGGACAATTTTATCTACAAGGTAATCAAAACAGGAATATTCCAAAGAAAATTCTTCTGAATTTTTCGTTGTCAGATAAACAAGCGATGGAAGAAACTTTATCCATCGTCGCCGAACATCAAGTTAAATTAGTTGATGAACCAAAAGGTGATAATCTTAAATTATTAAATATTGCAACAGTTAACGCTCAAACGGAAGTTAAAAATAAACTATTAGAAAACTCAACCATTAAACAAAGATATGATGCTTTAAAAGCCTTTTTGGGTATTAAGAAAATCAATAGAATGGAATGTTTTGATATCAGCCATTTTATGGGCAAAAACACTATCGCTTCTTGTGTTGTGTTTGATGATAAAGGACCGGTTAAATCTGAATTCCGTCGCTATAATATTAGCGGTATCACCCCAGGTGATGACTATGCAGCAATGGAACAGGTATTAACTCGCCGTTATAGTAAAAAAGATCTCCCTGAAGATAAAATCCCTGATATTATCTTTATTGATGGTGGTAAAGGACAACTTAATCAAGCTTTACAAGTATTTGAGAAGTTACAGGTAAACTGGGATAAACATCATCCTATTTTAATCGGGGTGGCTAAAGGTGCTGAGCGTAAAGAAGGTTTAGAAACACTCTTCTTTGAAGCCCATGGTAAAGGTTATTATTTAGATGATCATTCCCCTGCTCTATTATTAATTCAACAAATCCGTAACGCATCACATGACCATGCGATTGTAGGTCAGCGTAAAAAAGGTGTTAAACAATTAACTGATAGTGCATTAGAACATATAGAAGGCGTTGGCGGAAAAAGACGCCAAGCATTATTAAAACATTTTGGCGGACTTAGAGAGCTAAAAAATGCTAGTATAGATGAAATAGCCCAAGTACAAGGCATATCCAAATCGCTAGCTGAAAAAATTTATCTAAATTTACAGCAATAA
- the sbcB gene encoding exodeoxyribonuclease I yields MKNDQIQPTFYFHDYETFGINPALDRPAQFAGIRTDSDFNIIEKPLVIYSQIAQDYLPNPEAVLITGITPQKANQNGLCEAEFSKLIHQEFSRPNTCILGYNNIRFDDEVTRNILYRNFYDPYSYSWRNGNSRWDLLDVVRACYALRPEGINWPTNDAGLPSFRLEDLTKANNIAHEHAHDAMSDVYATIAMAKLIKQAQPKLFNYFYTLRNKNRVAELIDVVNMTPIVHVSGMLGSHRGNMSLVCPIAWHPTQNNAVIVCDLTGDIDSIIDLPVETIQEKLYTKTADLELDEQRIPLKLIHINKCPIIAPLSTLLADNAKRFNLDKQQCLINQQKLLQNQNKLQDKMRELFSINNDYPVNSDVDAQIYSGFLNGQDLLRCETIRTTPVHLLETLSITFDDPRLTTLFFRYKARNYPQALTEQEQRIWQDHCRDKLNTIEIQNYLQSLEQLAEIYIQKPEKLTLLKQLYQYCHYLVG; encoded by the coding sequence ATGAAAAACGATCAAATACAGCCTACTTTTTACTTCCATGATTACGAAACTTTTGGTATCAACCCCGCTTTAGATCGTCCAGCACAATTTGCCGGTATTCGAACAGATAGTGATTTTAATATTATTGAAAAACCATTAGTTATTTATAGCCAAATTGCGCAAGATTATTTACCCAATCCTGAAGCTGTACTTATTACCGGTATCACACCACAAAAAGCAAATCAAAATGGGTTATGTGAAGCTGAATTCAGCAAACTAATTCATCAAGAATTCAGTCGACCGAATACTTGCATCTTAGGTTATAACAACATTCGTTTTGATGATGAAGTGACTCGCAATATTTTATATCGTAATTTTTATGATCCTTACTCTTATAGTTGGCGTAATGGTAATTCACGGTGGGATCTGCTTGATGTCGTTAGAGCATGTTATGCATTAAGACCCGAAGGTATTAACTGGCCAACTAATGATGCTGGTTTACCGAGTTTTCGTTTAGAAGATTTAACTAAAGCAAATAATATAGCCCACGAGCATGCCCATGATGCAATGTCAGATGTTTATGCAACTATAGCTATGGCAAAACTTATCAAACAAGCCCAACCAAAGTTATTCAATTATTTCTATACATTACGTAACAAAAACAGAGTTGCCGAGCTTATTGACGTTGTAAATATGACACCTATTGTTCATGTATCTGGAATGTTAGGTAGTCATAGAGGCAATATGTCATTAGTCTGCCCTATTGCATGGCATCCAACGCAAAATAATGCAGTTATAGTCTGTGATCTAACTGGAGATATTGATTCAATTATTGATTTACCAGTCGAGACTATTCAGGAAAAACTTTACACCAAAACAGCCGATCTTGAGTTAGACGAACAGCGTATTCCATTAAAACTGATTCATATAAATAAATGTCCAATTATTGCGCCATTAAGCACATTATTAGCTGATAACGCAAAGCGTTTTAATTTAGATAAACAACAATGTTTAATTAATCAACAAAAACTACTACAAAACCAAAATAAATTACAGGATAAAATGCGTGAGCTATTTAGTATCAATAATGATTATCCAGTTAACAGTGATGTTGATGCACAAATTTATAGTGGATTTTTAAATGGTCAAGATCTATTACGTTGTGAAACTATAAGAACCACGCCAGTTCATTTATTAGAAACTTTATCAATCACTTTCGATGATCCACGATTAACCACATTATTCTTTCGCTACAAAGCGAGAAATTATCCGCAAGCATTAACCGAACAAGAACAACGCATTTGGCAAGATCACTGTCGAGATAAACTCAATACCATTGAGATACAAAATTATTTACAATCACTTGAACAACTAGCCGAAATTTATATACAGAAACCGGAAAAGCTCACTTTATTAAAGCAACTTTACCAATATTGTCATTATTTAGTTGGATAA
- a CDS encoding CidA/LrgA family protein: MKHFLAKHATIKHRLYSLYYTLFSYGRGLIILTLCLWAGNIVSAILPIMIPGSIIGLLILFFLLAFQLIPTRWIKNSCNLFMRYMTVLFIPAAMGIMDNYSLLLANWVPIIFASVGGSIIVLFLTGYLTEHLHKPAVKSSDNKGKQS; the protein is encoded by the coding sequence ATGAAACATTTTTTAGCCAAACATGCAACAATTAAGCATCGACTTTATTCTTTATATTACACACTATTTAGTTATGGTCGGGGCTTAATTATTTTAACCCTCTGTTTATGGGCTGGTAATATTGTTTCGGCAATCTTACCAATCATGATCCCTGGTAGTATTATTGGTCTATTAATCTTGTTTTTTTTATTAGCATTTCAACTTATACCAACGCGTTGGATCAAAAACAGTTGCAATCTTTTTATGCGCTATATGACTGTGCTATTTATTCCTGCTGCAATGGGGATCATGGATAATTATTCACTACTTTTAGCTAATTGGGTACCGATTATTTTTGCCAGTGTTGGCGGTTCAATTATTGTCTTATTTTTAACCGGATATCTTACAGAGCATTTGCATAAACCCGCGGTAAAATCGTCTGATAATAAGGGGAAACAATCATGA
- a CDS encoding transporter substrate-binding domain-containing protein has translation MKKTLLAILFAGSAFAAQAAETLTIGTEATYAPFEFTNDKNEIVGFDIDVMNKLCEEMKVSCKIVNQSFDGLIPSLKTRRIDAAIAGIDVTPERQKQVAFTKIYYDDSSIQFITLKDSLTSLDQLKGKKVGIQKGTTYSKYLNEKYPDVKAVSYDSYQFAFLDLKAKRIDAIVSSSFVAGEWLGKDADIVALGDKITDHEFFGEGLGIALRQGNDQLLEQFNQAIDKLKANGELDIIYKKWFSK, from the coding sequence ATGAAAAAAACATTACTAGCGATTTTATTTGCTGGATCTGCTTTTGCAGCTCAAGCAGCAGAAACATTAACTATTGGTACCGAAGCAACTTATGCGCCATTCGAATTTACTAACGATAAAAATGAAATTGTTGGTTTCGATATCGATGTTATGAATAAACTTTGTGAAGAAATGAAAGTATCTTGCAAAATTGTTAACCAATCATTCGATGGTTTAATTCCTAGCCTTAAAACTCGACGAATTGATGCAGCAATTGCAGGTATTGATGTTACTCCAGAGCGTCAAAAACAAGTTGCATTTACTAAAATCTACTACGACGACAGCTCAATCCAATTCATTACTTTAAAAGACTCTTTAACCAGTCTTGATCAATTGAAAGGTAAAAAAGTTGGCATCCAGAAAGGTACAACTTATTCAAAATACTTAAATGAAAAGTACCCTGATGTTAAAGCAGTCAGTTATGACAGCTATCAATTTGCTTTTCTAGATTTAAAAGCAAAACGTATTGATGCCATTGTCTCAAGCTCATTTGTTGCTGGAGAATGGTTAGGTAAAGATGCTGACATTGTTGCTTTAGGTGACAAAATTACCGATCATGAATTTTTTGGTGAAGGCTTAGGTATCGCTTTACGTCAAGGAAATGATCAATTACTTGAACAATTCAACCAAGCAATTGATAAATTAAAAGCAAATGGTGAATTAGATATTATCTATAAAAAATGGTTTAGTAAATAA
- the artP gene encoding arginine ABC transporter ATP-binding protein ArtP, translating to MNIELSHINCFYGTHQALNDVSLCYPLGETIVLLGQSGAGKSSLLKVFNLLEIPTSGEMTIADSHFDFSQKISESTIRTLRKNVGMVFQNYNLWPHLTVLENLIEAPCQVLKLSKKEASDKAMSILARLQIDEMAHRYPLHLSGGQQQRVAIARALMMEPKILLFDEPTAALDPAITSQIAEIINELSQTGITQIIVTHEVDFARKVASQVIYMEQGKIIEQGQLECFAHPKTEEFKAYLSH from the coding sequence ATGAATATTGAATTAAGCCATATTAACTGTTTTTATGGTACTCATCAGGCATTGAATGACGTCTCGTTATGTTACCCTTTGGGTGAAACAATTGTTTTACTTGGTCAAAGTGGTGCAGGCAAAAGTTCTTTGTTGAAAGTATTTAATTTACTTGAAATTCCCACATCAGGTGAAATGACGATTGCCGATTCACATTTCGATTTTTCGCAAAAGATAAGTGAATCCACTATTCGAACATTACGCAAAAATGTTGGCATGGTTTTTCAAAATTACAACCTATGGCCACATTTAACTGTTTTGGAAAATCTGATTGAAGCACCATGCCAAGTATTAAAATTATCGAAAAAAGAAGCTAGTGATAAAGCAATGTCAATTTTAGCTCGTTTACAAATTGATGAAATGGCGCATCGCTACCCTCTCCATCTTTCTGGTGGTCAACAGCAACGTGTTGCTATTGCCAGAGCATTAATGATGGAACCGAAAATTTTGTTATTTGATGAACCAACAGCGGCATTAGATCCAGCAATTACATCACAAATTGCTGAGATTATTAATGAACTGTCACAAACCGGAATTACACAAATTATTGTTACTCATGAAGTCGATTTTGCGCGTAAAGTTGCTTCACAAGTGATTTACATGGAACAAGGTAAGATTATTGAGCAGGGACAACTTGAGTGTTTTGCTCATCCAAAAACCGAAGAGTTTAAAGCTTATCTATCACACTAA
- the artM gene encoding arginine ABC transporter permease ArtM — protein MSDNFIYYLKIILQGLPDTLSLSIAGILSAGFLAIFFSCLLSLNSKFLTKTIRGYIVIFTGSPLLVQLFLIYYGPSQFGEILSKVPAFYEFISSPWFCAYLALTLNSAAYTTQIFYGALKAVPQGQWQACSALGMNKRQTLKIVMPYALKRALSTYSNEVVFVVKGTALASMIPVMDLMGYSNTLNGEYYDFSIFVVAGLIYLLINGILSTIMRIIEKKALTFEN, from the coding sequence ATGTCTGATAATTTTATTTACTATCTAAAAATCATTCTTCAAGGTCTACCTGATACTTTAAGCTTAAGTATTGCAGGCATATTATCAGCTGGTTTTTTAGCTATCTTTTTTTCTTGTCTTTTATCTTTAAATTCGAAGTTTTTAACTAAAACGATACGTGGTTATATTGTTATTTTTACTGGTTCACCTTTATTGGTACAACTTTTTTTAATCTATTATGGACCTTCACAATTTGGCGAAATTTTAAGTAAAGTACCCGCTTTTTATGAATTTATTTCATCGCCATGGTTTTGCGCTTATTTAGCTTTAACGCTTAATAGTGCAGCTTACACTACTCAAATTTTCTATGGTGCTTTAAAAGCTGTTCCACAAGGACAATGGCAAGCATGTAGTGCATTAGGCATGAATAAAAGACAAACACTTAAAATTGTAATGCCATATGCATTAAAACGAGCACTGTCTACTTACTCTAATGAAGTTGTCTTCGTAGTTAAAGGAACTGCACTAGCATCAATGATTCCTGTTATGGATCTTATGGGATATAGTAATACACTAAATGGTGAATACTATGACTTCTCAATTTTTGTTGTTGCAGGGCTTATCTACCTCTTGATAAATGGTATTTTAAGCACCATTATGAGGATAATAGAGAAAAAAGCCCTCACCTTTGAAAATTAA
- a CDS encoding CidB/LrgB family autolysis modulator encodes MIWMLPLTVLVFLVIRKISFKIKNPLFNPLVISVIVLIPILLITQTSYIEYVKNVKIINDLLPYSVVALAYPLYELIPQIKARWKSIMIITFTASIASMVTGVCIAFWLGGSNEIAASVLPKSVTTAIAVTIAENQGGVPSIAALCVILVGTLGGIFAHQLLNWAKIKTASARGLSIGAVSHAVGTARCIEVDYNEGAYSSLSLVLCGIMTSLTAPFLFPIMVFILNWF; translated from the coding sequence ATGATATGGATGTTACCATTAACTGTTTTAGTTTTTCTTGTGATTCGTAAAATTTCCTTTAAAATCAAAAATCCACTATTTAATCCATTAGTGATTTCGGTTATTGTTTTAATTCCTATTTTATTAATTACACAGACTAGTTATATTGAATATGTAAAAAACGTCAAAATTATTAATGACTTACTCCCTTATTCAGTTGTTGCTTTGGCTTACCCTTTGTATGAATTAATCCCACAAATAAAAGCCCGTTGGAAATCCATCATGATAATCACCTTTACCGCTTCAATTGCTTCTATGGTGACAGGTGTTTGTATTGCATTTTGGTTAGGAGGTAGTAATGAAATTGCAGCCTCGGTACTGCCTAAATCAGTCACCACTGCCATAGCGGTAACTATCGCAGAAAATCAAGGTGGTGTTCCATCTATTGCCGCATTATGTGTAATACTTGTTGGAACTTTAGGAGGAATTTTTGCTCATCAATTGCTAAATTGGGCTAAAATCAAAACAGCCTCTGCCAGAGGTTTATCAATCGGTGCTGTATCACACGCTGTTGGTACAGCTCGCTGTATTGAAGTAGATTATAATGAAGGAGCTTATAGCTCTTTATCACTGGTACTATGTGGTATTATGACTTCATTGACAGCACCATTTTTATTTCCAATAATGGTATTTATTTTAAATTGGTTTTAG
- a CDS encoding SanA/YdcF family protein: protein MILKKLITYLITFLLFLITVILSLDYWISYKTAPYIYHDENKLPYRTIGVVLGTSKYVKGGGINGFYRNRIDGAIDLYWQGKVDYLLVSGDNAHLNYNEPITMQKDLIKAGIPRESIVLDYAGFRTFDSVVRANKVFNADDFTIITQEFHCERAIFIALAQDIQAQCFAVPAPKSMKLVRIREMFARVSAFIDLYIMNKKPKYLGPIIPIISNND from the coding sequence ATGATATTAAAAAAGTTAATAACTTATTTAATTACCTTCCTATTGTTTTTAATAACGGTAATACTTAGTCTCGACTATTGGATAAGCTATAAAACGGCCCCCTACATTTATCATGATGAAAATAAACTTCCCTATCGAACAATTGGTGTAGTATTAGGTACATCTAAATATGTAAAAGGTGGTGGTATAAACGGCTTTTATCGCAATCGCATCGATGGCGCTATTGATCTATATTGGCAAGGAAAAGTCGATTATTTATTAGTCAGTGGTGATAATGCGCATTTAAATTATAATGAACCAATCACAATGCAAAAAGATTTGATTAAAGCTGGTATTCCTAGAGAATCAATTGTATTAGATTATGCTGGTTTTAGAACCTTCGATTCAGTTGTTCGGGCTAATAAAGTTTTTAATGCTGATGATTTTACTATAATTACGCAAGAGTTCCATTGTGAACGAGCCATTTTTATTGCTCTTGCGCAAGATATTCAAGCACAGTGTTTTGCCGTTCCTGCCCCAAAGAGCATGAAGTTAGTTCGTATCCGCGAGATGTTCGCTCGTGTTAGTGCTTTTATTGATTTGTATATAATGAATAAAAAACCTAAATATCTTGGACCTATTATCCCTATCATAAGTAATAATGATTAA
- a CDS encoding LysR substrate-binding domain-containing protein — translation MINASKQDLGICFVSEQFVHDEIQNGELIPILTEWVGIPRPVYVMVRDRCYIPNRVKIFKQYIEQYIKDENVNYQI, via the coding sequence ATGATAAATGCTTCTAAGCAGGATTTAGGTATTTGTTTTGTTTCTGAGCAATTTGTTCATGATGAGATTCAGAATGGAGAGTTAATTCCAATTTTAACCGAGTGGGTTGGTATCCCTCGTCCAGTTTATGTGATGGTTAGAGATAGATGCTATATCCCTAATAGAGTAAAAATATTTAAACAATATATAGAGCAATACATTAAAGATGAAAATGTTAATTATCAAATTTAA
- the artQ gene encoding arginine ABC transporter permease ArtQ yields MSDFFAHGIDWLLSSMDGYILPLTKATTITLSLAFVSLIVGMFFAFIFTILESVPFKPVAWLMSLFNLTIRALPELLIVVAIYTGLPLLLMALDDGFTIPLGFTSFTVKMNIENTQPDPFLCGVFALSLLYAVYASQTLRGAFKAIPSGQKQAAQVLGLSKSRTFFRIIMPQMWRHALPGLSNQWLILLKDTALVSAIAIDDLMMQTKTIVARTNQPFLWYFIAMLVYLVISVLSQRVISRIEKRSTKFEQPSSANSQ; encoded by the coding sequence ATGTCAGACTTTTTTGCACACGGTATCGACTGGTTACTCTCTTCTATGGATGGGTATATTTTGCCGCTAACTAAAGCAACCACAATAACGTTATCACTAGCTTTTGTATCGTTAATTGTCGGCATGTTTTTTGCGTTCATTTTTACTATTTTAGAATCAGTTCCTTTCAAACCTGTTGCATGGTTAATGTCACTATTTAATTTAACTATTCGGGCTTTACCTGAATTATTAATTGTGGTGGCAATCTATACAGGTTTACCGCTGTTATTGATGGCATTAGATGATGGTTTTACCATTCCACTTGGTTTTACATCATTTACCGTAAAAATGAATATTGAAAATACTCAGCCAGATCCATTTTTATGCGGTGTTTTTGCTTTATCCTTACTTTATGCTGTTTATGCATCTCAAACTTTACGTGGAGCATTTAAAGCGATTCCAAGTGGACAAAAACAAGCAGCTCAAGTATTAGGCCTTAGTAAATCTCGTACTTTTTTCCGTATAATAATGCCGCAAATGTGGCGCCATGCATTACCTGGTTTGAGTAATCAATGGTTAATTTTATTAAAAGATACCGCCCTTGTATCTGCGATAGCGATTGATGATTTAATGATGCAAACCAAAACAATTGTTGCAAGAACCAACCAACCTTTCTTATGGTATTTTATTGCTATGCTTGTTTATTTAGTGATATCAGTTTTAAGTCAACGAGTTATTTCTCGTATTGAAAAACGTTCTACCAAATTTGAACAACCGTCATCAGCTAATAGTCAGTAA
- a CDS encoding endonuclease, protein MDFAKKISLALAICFVLTANCYAKNCKKGIPCGNSCISANKTCRIDSYPVSGKSQPKSASAEVESSIVAINKQNFNTAKTHLVKIYKENPEQTTFYCGCNFSFEGKKGSIDFSQCGYKPRKNEQRASRIEWEHVMPAENFGRHLQCWQEGGRKGCKQDAIFNAMEGDLHNLQPAIGEVNGDRSNYRYSQFTKEFSQYGQCQSAVDFKARVFQPRQQIRGVIARTYFYMQNKYNINLSDSDNKLMLAWNEMYPPKQWECDRNRQIEKIQGNDNKFISEQCK, encoded by the coding sequence ATGGATTTCGCAAAAAAAATTAGTCTAGCTTTAGCTATTTGTTTCGTTTTGACCGCAAATTGTTATGCTAAAAACTGTAAAAAGGGCATACCTTGTGGTAACTCATGTATATCAGCCAACAAAACATGTAGGATTGATTCTTATCCTGTTTCTGGTAAATCGCAACCAAAATCTGCTTCTGCTGAAGTTGAATCTTCAATAGTTGCAATTAATAAGCAAAATTTTAACACAGCCAAAACTCATTTAGTTAAAATCTATAAAGAAAACCCAGAGCAAACAACATTTTATTGCGGATGTAACTTTTCATTTGAAGGTAAAAAAGGTTCTATAGATTTTAGTCAATGTGGTTATAAACCAAGAAAAAATGAACAAAGAGCATCTCGCATCGAATGGGAGCATGTTATGCCTGCTGAAAATTTTGGTCGTCATTTGCAATGTTGGCAAGAAGGGGGGCGTAAAGGGTGCAAGCAGGATGCTATATTTAATGCAATGGAAGGTGATCTGCATAATTTACAACCAGCTATTGGTGAGGTGAATGGTGACCGATCTAATTATAGATATTCACAATTTACCAAAGAATTTAGTCAATATGGCCAATGTCAATCTGCAGTTGATTTTAAAGCACGAGTTTTTCAACCTAGACAACAAATTCGAGGCGTAATAGCACGAACATATTTCTACATGCAGAATAAATACAATATAAATTTATCTGATTCTGATAATAAGTTGATGCTAGCGTGGAATGAGATGTATCCACCTAAACAATGGGAATGTGATAGAAATCGACAAATAGAAAAAATTCAGGGTAATGACAACAAGTTTATTAGTGAACAGTGTAAATAA
- the pgsA gene encoding CDP-diacylglycerol--glycerol-3-phosphate 3-phosphatidyltransferase: protein MKINLPTFLTLFRVILIPFFVLAFYLFPHEWSGFFSSLIFLIAAVTDVFDGYLARRLGQTTKFGAFLDPVADKIMVTIALVLITQYYQTWWISIPAIIIVSREIIISALREWMAEIGKRNNVAVSSIGKIKTIAQMTALTWLLWRPCDLVIYAGLAALFIATVLTLLSMIQYLWVAQVDLLDND from the coding sequence ATGAAAATCAACTTACCTACATTTTTAACATTATTTCGAGTAATACTTATTCCTTTTTTTGTGTTGGCATTTTATCTATTTCCTCATGAATGGTCTGGCTTTTTTTCATCATTAATATTCTTAATAGCTGCAGTAACAGATGTTTTTGATGGTTACCTCGCTCGTCGATTAGGCCAAACTACTAAATTTGGTGCCTTTTTAGATCCTGTTGCCGATAAAATTATGGTCACTATCGCTTTAGTTTTAATAACCCAATATTATCAAACATGGTGGATTTCTATTCCAGCAATCATCATCGTCTCTCGAGAGATCATCATTTCAGCATTAAGAGAATGGATGGCTGAAATTGGTAAACGAAATAATGTTGCCGTCTCATCAATTGGTAAAATAAAAACTATTGCTCAAATGACTGCATTAACATGGTTACTTTGGAGACCTTGCGATCTAGTTATTTATGCCGGACTTGCAGCCTTGTTTATTGCTACAGTATTAACCCTATTATCGATGATTCAATATTTATGGGTTGCTCAAGTCGATTTATTAGATAACGATTAA